The following are from one region of the Salmo trutta chromosome 22, fSalTru1.1, whole genome shotgun sequence genome:
- the c22h19orf25 gene encoding UPF0449 protein C19orf25 homolog: MNISMGAKNKKRVVLPSRPDPPTVEQILEDINRAFSNDPVFSVLEGGNQDAKRGSSDNEAETKYLQSRRYLEMNERLQEVRGELVQQREELWVAKEQLEISVAEVKGRAL, from the exons ATGAATATCAGCATGGGTGCCAAAAATAAGAAGCGAGTGGTACTTCCAAGTCGACCAGATCCGCCCACTGTGGAGCAAATTCTTGAGGACATCAACAGAGCCTTTTCAAATGATCCAGTCTTCAGCGTCCTGGAAGGTGGCAACCAAG ATGCCAAGAGGGGGTCCTCAGACAATGAAGCAGAGACAAAGTACCTTCAGAGCCGCAGGTACTTGGAGATGAACGAGCGGCTTCAGGAGGTTAGAGGTGAACTTGTACAGCAGAGGGAGGAACTGTGGGTGGCCAAAGAGCAGTTGGAGATCAGTGTTGCCGAGGTCAAAGGGAGAGCCCTCTGA